Within Xiphias gladius isolate SHS-SW01 ecotype Sanya breed wild chromosome 14, ASM1685928v1, whole genome shotgun sequence, the genomic segment AACCCTCTCCTACGCAGCCTACACATGGATTCACAGAGGTAGATGTTAAATTAGtgctgcaaataatgattacctttattttttttttaataaagtaattgtttagtctaaaaaatgtccaaaacgTTGCCAGAGCTCTAAGATTGCTTCTTTTGACAAAACAACAGTCTAGATATTCATTTCataacaatgtaaaataaaagcagggaatcctcacatttgattAACTGAACTCAGTAAAGGGGAACCATTTTTGCTTGACATATGACTTAAATGACCAATGGAATACTAAAATTGTTGACAATTAATTCTGTCaaacaactgttttttatttggcgaattgtttaattcatttgaattcattgtTTCATTGCTGatacagctatttttagattcacTGAATACAGTGACAAGACAATTATAGTCAATGATCTGTGTTGGTATTTCTCGTTTTTCTCAACAACCACAATTTACTGATAATGTTCCATGAGATCAAAACCCGTAGCAGCAGATGAAGATCACGTCTGTTTGTTTCCAGGCGCCTTTAATGGCAGCTTCAAGCCAAAGTGAAGATATCTTAGACCTGGAGCAGGTCACCCTCCAGGAAGCTCCTCTACCTCCACCCATCCAGAGAGTCATGGACCCTGGTCAGTTCAGATATGCAGTGTTTAAAGAGGATAACTCACTGTCATCTCTCCTGTGTTTCCTGTATGTTTATGCAAATCTCATCAGCAGgtgtcttgtgtttgtttttcaaggtTTCTCAGACTCTGAAGTGGCAGTGATGAACCCTGACGCTGCTGATTTGGTGGACAGGCTGGATCTGTCCATGTCGTCCATCGACATGACAAACACTTCACTGGCTATGCATGAAGAGAAGGACAATGAAATCTCTGGCGTTGGTGAGTTAAGACAGCAGCTGTTCGTTCCAGCATCCAGGTGCTTTCTCGTATAGATTTGTCAAAAGGAAATAAGTTGGAAGAGAACTGTTAATGCAGTTGTCAgccacttttacttttaatccCGACTATGTTTGGTATCCTGTTGTACAGAGGAGCTGAAGGACAGTGtactgctctcatcagcagcAGATGACCAGACTGAGTCACTAGAGCTGAGCTCCCAGGTGGCCATGGACCTCACCTCTGATCTCGCTTCCAATGACATTTTGTCTGATTCAGGCATCCCACCAGCTGAGCCGTCACACCTGGTCACAGAGTCCACAGACCTGCAGGGATCTCTCATTGAGTCTGGTGATAGCCCAAGTCCACCTATGGGTGCATTGTCTCTCCCTGTAGACTCCCTTGACCCTCCTGCTGagccctctgtctctgtccctgccGAAGACCCCCCCTGCCCAGCTCCTGTCGATCTCCTCAAATCCTCAGCTGTTGATGAGTCGACGGCAGACGATTCTCCTGCTCAGGCTGACGAAGATGCAACAGGGTCAGTGGAGGAGTCTGCGGAGCCTGTAGACGTGACTCCTGCTCAGCAATGCAGCCATGACCACGATGAGGAGGAACCAGAAGAGCCACATCTTGAGTAAGCTTACATCAGGCCATACACAAAGTTCAAAAATGCAAAGCGAAGTTGACAATCACTTTTAGAGACACTATAGAGGAAATACCGGATAGACCAAGGGAAAGCTGTCTGATTTGATACTGATAGTCTTATCAGCGTATATCATCAGGTTAGTTACACTACAGGAACCAGCTACAGCATTAACATAAACAGTAAGTAGAAAAATACTATGAAACACTGTAGGAATAtcctatttgttttttatgtgagaATTTAAAGTTACAGCTAAATTGTTAGCCAAAAAGGATGTAATGTTATAAACCTTTATACTTGTTTGATCTGAAATTAGATTATATGGGTGACGGGG encodes:
- the gorasp1a gene encoding Golgi reassembly-stacking protein 1a; the protein is MGLSQSSEVSGGGTYGYHVHGVQPNSPAEKAGLQPFFDFILSLDNKRLNEENDLLKELLKANMERAVRMEVYSTKSTSVRELEVVPSNVWGGQGLLGASVRFCSYQGASENVWHVLDVEASSPASLAGLQPHSDYIVGADQVLQDSEDFFSLIEAHEGKPLKLLVYNTQNDACREVVVTPNGAWGGEGSLGCGIGYGYLHRIPANPDVSTAKPPTPVPEEKPSPTQPTHGFTEAPLMAASSQSEDILDLEQVTLQEAPLPPPIQRVMDPGFSDSEVAVMNPDAADLVDRLDLSMSSIDMTNTSLAMHEEKDNEISGVEELKDSVLLSSAADDQTESLELSSQVAMDLTSDLASNDILSDSGIPPAEPSHLVTESTDLQGSLIESGDSPSPPMGALSLPVDSLDPPAEPSVSVPAEDPPCPAPVDLLKSSAVDESTADDSPAQADEDATGSVEESAEPVDVTPAQQCSHDHDEEEPEEPHLE